One Streptomyces umbrinus genomic window, CAAGCCGAAGAAGGCAGCAGCCAAAACCGCCGAGCCGAAGGCGTCCGCACCTGCGGCGAAGCTGCCCACCCTCGTGGAGCTGATCCACAACCACCTCGGCCGGCAGTCCGAACCGCGGTCCTCCGCGGAGATCAGCACCGCACTCGCCCAGGCCCACCCCGACCGCGACATCAAGCCCAAGGTCGTGCGCACCACGGTGGAGGGGCTCGTCGCCAAGGGCCATGTCCAGCGCACCAAGCAGGGCTCGTCCGTCTTCTACACGGCGGCCGAGACGCCTGCTGCTGACAACTCCGCGGAGCAGGAGCCGGTCACTGCCTGACCACTGCCTCGTCGGGGTGACACGTCTCACCCCACCGTGGGGTGCAGGCAGGTGGCACAGCGGCGGCCGGACGCGGCCGCCGCCCGGCGGACAACACAACACCGCCGGCCACCACACCGTTGCGGACAACAGGCTGACCCGCGATGCCATGTTGACAGCGCCCGGCGGAACTCACACACTCATCCGTATGACCGGACACTGGTTCGACACGACGGGGCCGCTGCGCGTCCCGGATCGGACCGGGTGCGAGCGCTCAGGCCGCTAGCGGGGCAGTTGCCGAGCCGTCGCTCGCCGCGCCCCCGCCCTGACAGTGCCGGTCTTCCTTCCTCACGGTCCGGATCGACTCCCACTTCCTCATGGCCCGGACGACTCCCGGTGCATGGTCGCACCGCGTCGCTGAACTCCTCCGTTCGCGGCAGGCGAGGGCACGTCTCCTGAGCAACCTGCCGTCTGCCACCGGAAGTACACGCATGAGGAGTTGGAAGCCATGACTGTCATGAGCGCCGGACCACAGATCACACTGCGCGAGGCCCGCGTACCCGAGGGCGGGATGTACGAGGGCGCGCGTGTCCTGCGCCGCCTGCCCGAGGGGCGGGAGGAGCGCCCGTACGAACACTTCGAGGTGGTGCCCCAAGGGCGCACGATCGGGGCGGAGATACGGGGCCTCAGTCTCGCGCGGCCGTTGGGAGACGCGCTGCGCGAGGAGGTGAACCGGGCGCTGCTGGAGTGGAAGGTGCTGTTCTTC contains:
- a CDS encoding BlaI/MecI/CopY family transcriptional regulator translates to MSEVESATTELKTQYAAQVAADLERNTKEQERIGAEVAALQEQLSALQHDQSLLVNLQRTLGAESLEAGSSEGEGVTAAKPSLPRQASTETKSGRRKKATAAKPKKAAAKTAEPKASAPAAKLPTLVELIHNHLGRQSEPRSSAEISTALAQAHPDRDIKPKVVRTTVEGLVAKGHVQRTKQGSSVFYTAAETPAADNSAEQEPVTA